In one window of Maribacter sp. BPC-D8 DNA:
- a CDS encoding T9SS type B sorting domain-containing protein, translating to MRFCLLFFALTFVHLSQAQVTPAERAALLAFYNATDGPNWFSENDADTTDDWDFTGLVTDDWKGLTIFGGNVISINMNPNQLISEANNLTGTIPDEIGDFTSLRILNLAGENLSGNLPASLFDLTELSYLNLVANNLSGEIPGEISQLVNLVNLLLTGNNLDGEIPVSITTLNNLEAIELSANELTGEIPFELTNMLQLVTLKLGSNQLTGFIYPEYENLVNLETFYLFGNLLTGTIPPEIGNMTSLRFLNIGRNDLNGTLPDNLGNLSNLEFMDISSANISGSIPESFGDLTQLQSLRLYVNELTGTIPASLANLTQLRYFEVLNNNLSGELSPDFSNWTQLLTFKAGSNELTGTIPESYASFTNMTNFEISYNNFSGELSPLFSNWNNISFLNIRDNEFSGELPDTYSSWTNLEIFNIGHNQFSGQLSPDFANWTNAQGLNFQYNQFEGPVPDFTAVLTDEIQGEFIQINNNRFQFGDFEDEFDYYNQELFGFFYNDQAKVNDIETFDNCVGSSITLSTIVSGTENVYQWFKDGSPISGANDADLILDPLSVTDAGVYTCEITSTIVTDLTLERNPITVSVNDNAPTANEIDNITACDLDGDGFAVFPINLANLESQIIGSQTGLTVSYFDATGNLLALTDDFTNTIPNTQTVIVRVTNSSGCEDETSFNLTTTTPATAEQFDDTTACGSFTLPELDLGNNYYTQPDAEGTQLQPGENITTTQTIYIYAGVGDCSDQTNFTVSIEPLLTVDELDDITECGVFTLPQLNNGSYYTQSGGTGILMNSGEAITQTQTIFIYDENDTCFAESTFQVTIDFIACENSDEAIKLKFPNFFTPNEDGANDVWEVNQDFFTLEGTVTIYDRYGKLLYQFDAKNGGWNGTFNGRRLTATDYWYRFVEKEGNTIVTGHFSLII from the coding sequence ATGAGATTTTGCTTATTATTCTTTGCTCTAACATTTGTGCATTTATCACAAGCCCAGGTTACTCCGGCAGAAAGAGCAGCATTATTAGCCTTTTACAATGCAACTGATGGTCCAAATTGGTTTAGCGAGAATGATGCTGACACAACAGACGATTGGGATTTTACTGGCCTTGTAACTGACGACTGGAAGGGTCTAACAATCTTTGGCGGCAATGTGATAAGTATTAACATGAATCCTAATCAATTAATAAGTGAAGCAAATAATCTAACAGGCACAATACCCGATGAAATTGGTGATTTCACATCTTTAAGGATACTTAATTTAGCAGGCGAAAACCTTTCGGGAAATTTACCTGCCAGCCTCTTTGATTTAACCGAGCTTTCCTATCTCAATTTAGTGGCCAATAATTTATCTGGAGAAATACCAGGCGAGATTTCTCAATTAGTTAACCTGGTGAATTTATTACTTACTGGTAACAATCTTGATGGTGAAATACCAGTTTCAATAACAACCCTTAACAATCTTGAAGCTATAGAACTTTCTGCCAATGAATTAACAGGAGAAATTCCGTTTGAATTGACTAACATGCTTCAACTAGTAACTCTAAAACTTGGCTCAAACCAGCTAACAGGTTTTATATATCCAGAATACGAAAACCTTGTTAATCTTGAAACCTTTTATTTATTTGGCAATTTACTTACCGGGACTATTCCTCCAGAAATCGGTAACATGACAAGCTTAAGGTTTTTAAATATTGGGAGAAACGATTTAAATGGTACACTACCAGACAATCTTGGAAACCTGAGTAATTTAGAGTTTATGGACATTAGTTCAGCTAATATCTCTGGAAGCATACCAGAATCGTTCGGAGACCTTACTCAGTTGCAAAGTTTGCGTCTTTATGTAAATGAACTAACAGGTACAATACCGGCTTCACTTGCCAATCTAACGCAACTAAGATATTTTGAAGTTCTTAACAATAATCTATCAGGTGAACTATCCCCTGACTTTAGTAATTGGACTCAATTACTAACTTTTAAAGCTGGATCAAATGAACTTACAGGCACTATACCTGAAAGCTATGCTAGTTTTACTAATATGACCAATTTCGAAATATCTTATAATAATTTTTCAGGAGAATTATCTCCTCTCTTTTCAAACTGGAATAATATTTCATTTTTAAATATACGTGATAATGAATTTAGTGGCGAACTACCAGATACCTATTCCAGTTGGACTAATCTAGAAATATTCAATATAGGTCACAATCAATTCAGCGGTCAACTATCTCCAGATTTTGCTAATTGGACCAATGCTCAAGGACTTAATTTTCAATACAACCAATTTGAAGGTCCAGTACCAGATTTCACAGCTGTTCTCACTGACGAGATTCAAGGAGAATTCATACAAATAAACAATAACAGGTTTCAATTTGGAGATTTTGAAGATGAATTTGATTATTATAACCAAGAACTTTTTGGGTTTTTCTATAATGATCAAGCCAAAGTAAATGATATTGAAACTTTTGATAATTGCGTAGGTTCTAGCATAACGTTATCAACTATAGTCAGTGGTACGGAAAATGTTTATCAATGGTTCAAAGATGGCTCACCCATATCAGGGGCAAACGATGCAGATTTAATACTTGATCCATTAAGTGTAACAGATGCGGGAGTGTATACTTGTGAAATTACCAGCACCATAGTAACAGACCTAACCTTAGAACGAAATCCGATTACAGTAAGCGTTAACGATAACGCCCCTACCGCCAATGAAATAGATAATATAACAGCGTGTGATTTGGATGGGGACGGATTTGCCGTTTTCCCTATTAATCTAGCGAATTTAGAATCTCAAATAATAGGAAGTCAAACAGGATTGACAGTTTCCTATTTTGATGCTACAGGTAATCTTCTAGCTCTAACCGACGACTTTACCAACACCATACCTAACACACAAACCGTAATCGTTCGTGTTACCAATTCAAGCGGTTGCGAAGATGAGACTTCGTTTAACCTAACTACCACAACACCTGCCACCGCAGAACAATTTGACGACACAACAGCATGCGGAAGTTTTACGTTGCCAGAATTAGATTTAGGCAATAATTACTATACACAACCCGATGCCGAAGGCACTCAATTACAGCCTGGAGAAAATATCACCACAACACAGACCATTTATATTTATGCAGGTGTAGGCGATTGTTCAGACCAAACTAACTTTACGGTCTCCATAGAACCACTTCTAACGGTAGATGAATTGGATGATATTACAGAATGTGGCGTATTTACATTACCACAATTAAACAACGGTAGTTACTACACTCAAAGTGGTGGTACAGGCATTTTAATGAATAGCGGCGAGGCAATAACACAAACCCAGACCATTTTTATTTATGACGAGAATGATACTTGCTTTGCCGAATCTACTTTTCAAGTAACCATAGATTTTATTGCTTGCGAAAATTCTGATGAAGCTATAAAATTGAAGTTTCCCAATTTCTTTACCCCTAATGAAGATGGCGCTAATGATGTATGGGAGGTTAACCAAGACTTCTTCACCCTAGAGGGCACAGTTACCATTTATGATCGATATGGAAAACTCCTCTATCAATTCGACGCCAAAAATGGTGGTTGGAATGGCACTTTTAATGGTAGAAGACTTACAGCAACAGATTACTGGTATAGGTTTGTTGAAAAAGAAGGAAATACAATTGTTACTGGACATTTTTCCCTTATTATATAA
- a CDS encoding DMT family transporter, protein MNWALLIIAGLFEVVFAFCLGKAKETTGNEMYLWYIGFLIALAISMILLVKATQTLPIGTAYAVWTGIGAVGTVLVGIFVFKEPATFLRILFITTLIGSIIGLKVVSH, encoded by the coding sequence ATGAATTGGGCACTATTAATAATCGCCGGTCTTTTTGAGGTAGTCTTCGCCTTCTGTTTAGGCAAAGCCAAAGAAACTACAGGCAATGAAATGTACCTGTGGTATATTGGGTTTTTAATAGCACTCGCAATAAGTATGATACTATTAGTGAAAGCGACACAAACATTACCAATCGGTACTGCATATGCCGTATGGACAGGGATTGGTGCCGTAGGCACAGTGTTAGTCGGTATATTCGTATTCAAAGAACCAGCTACTTTTTTACGCATACTTTTTATTACCACATTAATTGGTTCTATCATAGGTCTTAAAGTAGTATCGCATTAA
- a CDS encoding endo alpha-1,4 polygalactosaminidase, with the protein MKKIISLLLVCIIASCNESDDNLNLEEINSPEGSSNAIAVFNHAYIENYEVDQVAYIALNATNAYVLVDPFEDDVAESIAEIKANGNQLAAYISIGTGEDWRDDFNELQPFLTTEQWAEWPGEYFVNTTTTGIIDVMKARIDKIADLGFDWIEFDNMDWALYDDTRETYGIEVSKEEGIAYYQELCNYVHEKGMKCMAKNFVENAEDFDGVTYESYNDEKNWWDTSGAQSFLDDEKLVVIIHYNESNCNQVYADYQAIYNEDLSFICEDTTTKKYLHYNE; encoded by the coding sequence ATGAAAAAAATTATCTCCCTCCTACTAGTATGTATAATAGCTTCTTGCAATGAAAGTGATGACAACCTCAACTTAGAAGAAATCAATTCTCCCGAAGGTTCATCAAATGCTATTGCCGTTTTCAATCACGCCTATATTGAAAATTACGAAGTAGATCAAGTAGCCTACATTGCTTTAAATGCTACAAATGCATATGTATTAGTTGACCCATTCGAAGATGACGTTGCAGAATCAATAGCTGAAATTAAAGCCAACGGAAATCAATTAGCAGCCTATATCAGTATTGGTACAGGTGAAGATTGGAGAGATGATTTTAATGAACTTCAACCTTTTTTAACTACCGAACAATGGGCTGAGTGGCCAGGTGAATATTTCGTAAACACTACTACAACCGGAATAATCGATGTCATGAAAGCTCGAATTGATAAAATTGCCGATTTAGGTTTTGATTGGATAGAGTTTGATAATATGGATTGGGCATTGTATGATGACACGCGAGAGACATATGGTATAGAAGTTTCGAAAGAAGAAGGAATTGCCTACTATCAAGAACTTTGCAATTATGTACATGAAAAAGGAATGAAGTGTATGGCTAAGAACTTCGTTGAAAACGCAGAAGATTTTGATGGTGTCACTTATGAATCATACAACGATGAGAAAAATTGGTGGGATACCTCTGGAGCTCAAAGTTTTTTAGATGACGAAAAACTAGTCGTTATAATTCATTATAACGAAAGTAATTGCAACCAAGTTTATGCTGATTACCAAGCGATTTACAATGAAGATCTTTCATTTATCTGCGAAGACACCACAACAAAAAAGTACCTTCATTACAATGAATAA
- a CDS encoding T9SS type B sorting domain-containing protein, with protein sequence MRLFIFLLPFLFINVLVSQVTPAERVALQAFYNATDGPNWISENDADLTNDWNFAGPVTDDWYGLTVVGGNVVGIDMNPTNTNISSNNLTGELPNEIGDLAFLQVLDVGIQNLSGQIPDRLTELTELRYLRLKANQFTGPIPDTIDNLTELVFLDFENNEFNGEIPVTISQLTNLQTLRLRGNLLTGEIPIEITDMISLRILRLGVNQFTGYVYPEYGNLINLTELGLGNNQLTGEIPIELQSLVELRILILSFNELTGGLPVELRTLVNAEYINFSNNNLTGIIPTEYGEWISMINLVMAGNQLTGQIPESFENLTNLQYLDLGGNELSGTLSPSFSAWTDIITLNLGQNQFSGNIPDSYASFSNLERLTLSDNLFSGELSPLFSQWSSITSVYLNDNDFNGEIPDTYSAWVTLESLVIVNNQFGGELSPSFSNWSSASYLHFGENFFEGNLPNFTGVLSTNDILNINDNRFQFGDFEDEFDHYDQNILGFSDADQAKVNDIEFFDNCVGSSITLSTIVSGAANVYQWLKDGSPISGASDADLILDPLSVTDAGVYTCEITSTIVTDLTLERNPITVSVNDNAPTANEIDNITACDLDGDGFAVFPINLANLESQTVESQTGLTVSYFDATGNLLVLTDNYTNTIPNTQTVTVRVTNSSGCEDETSFNLITTTPATAEQFDDTTACGSFTLPELDLGNNYYTQPDAEGTQLQPGENITTTQTIYIYAGIGDCSDQTNFTVTIEPLLTVDELDDITECGVFTLPQLNNGSYYTQSGGTGILMNSGEAITQTQTIFIYDENDTCFAESTFQVTIDFIACENSDEAIKLKFPNFFTPNEDGSNDVWKVDQDFFTLEGTVTIYDRYGKLLYQFDAKNGGWNGTFNGRRLTATDYWYRFVEAEGNAIITGHFSLKR encoded by the coding sequence ATGCGATTATTTATTTTTCTGCTTCCCTTTCTTTTTATTAATGTATTAGTCTCTCAAGTTACCCCGGCAGAAAGAGTAGCACTTCAAGCCTTTTATAATGCTACAGATGGTCCAAATTGGATTAGCGAAAATGATGCAGACCTTACTAATGATTGGAATTTTGCAGGACCAGTAACTGACGACTGGTATGGTTTAACTGTAGTTGGCGGCAATGTTGTTGGCATTGACATGAACCCTACAAATACTAATATAAGCTCAAATAATCTTACAGGAGAGCTTCCCAACGAAATAGGAGACTTGGCTTTTTTACAAGTTCTTGATGTAGGCATACAAAATCTAAGCGGGCAAATACCCGATAGATTAACTGAGTTAACCGAACTAAGATATCTACGATTAAAAGCAAACCAGTTTACCGGTCCTATTCCAGATACTATTGATAATCTTACAGAACTCGTTTTTTTAGATTTTGAAAACAACGAATTTAATGGTGAAATACCGGTAACAATTTCTCAACTAACAAACCTTCAAACATTAAGACTTAGAGGTAATCTATTAACTGGAGAAATACCAATTGAAATTACCGACATGATTAGCTTAAGAATTTTACGTTTAGGCGTAAATCAATTTACCGGTTATGTATATCCCGAATACGGCAATCTTATCAACCTTACAGAACTAGGTCTAGGAAATAATCAACTTACGGGTGAGATACCAATTGAACTTCAATCTTTAGTTGAATTGAGGATTCTAATTTTATCATTCAATGAGCTAACAGGCGGATTACCCGTTGAATTAAGGACACTAGTAAATGCTGAATACATAAATTTTTCAAATAATAACTTAACAGGAATTATACCAACGGAATATGGGGAATGGATTAGTATGATAAATCTTGTTATGGCAGGCAATCAACTAACAGGTCAAATTCCTGAAAGCTTTGAGAACCTTACTAATTTACAATACCTTGATTTGGGGGGCAATGAACTTAGCGGTACCCTTTCCCCTTCTTTTTCAGCTTGGACCGATATCATAACCTTAAACTTGGGACAAAATCAATTTTCAGGTAACATTCCAGATAGTTATGCCTCTTTTTCTAATTTAGAAAGATTGACTTTAAGCGACAATCTCTTTTCTGGAGAATTATCTCCGTTATTCTCTCAATGGTCAAGTATCACTTCTGTCTATTTGAACGATAATGATTTCAACGGAGAAATTCCAGACACTTATTCCGCATGGGTTACTCTAGAGTCACTAGTAATTGTAAATAATCAATTTGGAGGTGAATTATCTCCATCATTCAGCAATTGGTCAAGTGCAAGTTATCTCCATTTTGGAGAGAATTTTTTTGAAGGCAATTTACCCAACTTTACCGGAGTGCTTTCTACAAACGATATTCTAAATATAAATGATAATAGATTTCAATTTGGCGATTTTGAGGATGAATTCGACCATTACGATCAAAATATTCTTGGGTTTTCAGATGCAGACCAAGCCAAAGTAAATGATATTGAATTTTTTGATAATTGCGTAGGATCTAGCATAACGTTATCAACTATAGTCAGTGGCGCAGCCAATGTTTATCAATGGCTCAAAGATGGCTCACCCATATCAGGGGCAAGCGATGCAGATTTAATACTTGATCCATTAAGTGTAACAGATGCGGGAGTGTATACTTGTGAAATTACCAGCACCATAGTAACAGACCTAACCTTAGAACGAAATCCGATTACAGTAAGCGTTAACGATAACGCCCCTACCGCCAATGAAATAGATAATATAACAGCGTGTGATTTGGATGGGGACGGATTTGCCGTTTTCCCTATTAATCTAGCGAATTTAGAATCTCAAACAGTAGAAAGCCAAACAGGTTTGACAGTTTCCTATTTTGATGCTACAGGTAATCTTCTAGTTCTAACCGACAACTATACCAACACCATACCTAACACACAAACCGTAACCGTTCGTGTTACCAATTCAAGCGGTTGCGAAGACGAGACTTCGTTTAACTTAATTACCACAACACCTGCCACCGCAGAACAATTTGACGACACAACAGCATGCGGAAGTTTTACGTTGCCAGAATTAGATTTAGGCAATAATTACTATACACAACCCGATGCCGAAGGCACTCAATTACAGCCTGGAGAAAATATCACCACAACACAGACTATTTATATTTATGCAGGTATAGGCGATTGTTCAGACCAAACTAACTTTACAGTCACCATAGAACCACTTCTAACGGTAGATGAATTGGATGATATTACAGAATGTGGCGTATTTACATTACCACAATTAAACAACGGTAGTTACTACACTCAAAGTGGTGGTACAGGCATTTTAATGAATAGCGGCGAGGCAATAACACAAACCCAGACCATTTTTATTTATGACGAGAATGATACTTGCTTTGCCGAATCTACTTTTCAAGTAACCATAGATTTTATTGCTTGCGAAAATTCTGATGAAGCGATAAAATTGAAGTTTCCCAATTTCTTTACCCCTAATGAAGACGGGTCTAATGATGTATGGAAGGTTGACCAAGACTTCTTCACCCTAGAGGGCACAGTTACCATTTATGATCGATATGGAAAACTCCTCTATCAATTCGACGCCAAAAATGGAGGTTGGAACGGAACATTTAATGGTAGAAGACTTACAGCAACAGATTACTGGTATAGGTTTGTTGAAGCAGAAGGTAACGCTATAATTACAGGTCACTTCTCTCTTAAGAGATAA
- a CDS encoding tetratricopeptide repeat protein produces the protein MRFIFFLITYLALSTFAFAQDDFLAKQYFADGDFEKAVVFYEKLVEKNPRRTEYVQDLVACYQQLERYQEAEYFLNQRLKDRNPYPTLLIDLGYNYALQEKEEMAQTYYDKALDIISKNPNYGYAIGLQFQKYSLLDMAIKAFQTSMKLNPALNFNFQLARIYGEQGNVEAMYNSYLNLVIDGKTSKSNILRSIDDFISEDAEDKNNILLKKVLLERAQKNPDILWNELLSWLFVQQKQYGSAFRQEKAIFKRMNGSSTTRLENLGNDALDNEEHEVAKDIYSYIIENTSNKITQLDAELNLIDIELLNASGNQLDAIQKKYDALVDEYGYKTQSLQLQVAYANFLTFTKNDPAPAEKLLKNSLELPLSDRGTAYLKLALGDILVYDKKFNEALIYFSQIQQKLKNDVLGQDARYKVAQTSFYKGDFDWALTQLKVLRSSTSQLIANDAMQLSLLISDNSLEDSTQTALKKYARADFLAYQNKTDEAITALGDILENHKGEKIEDEALLKQAQLFEKQKKYEDAQLNYQKIITFYGNGILADDAYYALGELYRKVLNDPQKAKEQYEKIIYNYQDSYYFPEARKNFRILRGDAIN, from the coding sequence ATGCGCTTCATCTTTTTCCTAATAACATATTTAGCACTGTCTACATTCGCCTTTGCCCAAGATGATTTCTTGGCTAAGCAATATTTTGCTGATGGTGATTTTGAAAAAGCTGTTGTTTTTTATGAAAAGCTCGTAGAGAAAAACCCTAGAAGAACGGAATACGTTCAAGATTTGGTTGCTTGCTATCAGCAATTAGAACGCTACCAAGAAGCTGAATATTTTTTAAACCAACGTCTAAAAGACCGAAATCCCTACCCAACATTATTAATAGACTTAGGTTACAATTATGCCCTTCAAGAAAAAGAAGAAATGGCACAAACCTATTATGACAAAGCCTTAGATATCATCTCTAAAAATCCTAATTATGGATACGCAATAGGCCTACAATTTCAAAAATACAGTCTTTTAGACATGGCTATAAAAGCCTTTCAAACATCAATGAAGCTAAATCCGGCATTGAACTTCAACTTTCAGCTTGCTAGAATTTATGGGGAACAAGGCAATGTAGAAGCGATGTATAATTCATATCTAAATCTTGTTATTGATGGTAAAACATCTAAATCGAATATTCTAAGAAGTATTGATGATTTCATTTCTGAAGATGCGGAAGACAAAAACAACATCCTATTAAAAAAAGTACTCTTAGAGCGTGCACAAAAGAATCCTGATATTCTTTGGAACGAACTTTTAAGCTGGCTGTTCGTTCAGCAAAAGCAATACGGCAGTGCGTTTAGGCAAGAGAAAGCCATTTTCAAACGCATGAACGGTAGCTCTACCACTCGCTTAGAAAACTTAGGCAATGATGCCCTAGATAATGAAGAACATGAAGTTGCCAAAGATATTTACAGTTATATTATTGAAAATACAAGTAATAAAATAACACAGTTAGATGCCGAATTGAACCTTATTGATATTGAACTATTAAATGCTTCTGGCAATCAATTAGATGCTATTCAAAAAAAATACGATGCTTTAGTAGATGAGTATGGCTACAAAACGCAATCGTTACAACTTCAAGTAGCCTATGCTAATTTTCTAACGTTTACAAAGAACGATCCGGCACCTGCAGAAAAATTACTGAAAAATAGCTTAGAGTTACCATTAAGCGACAGAGGTACCGCGTATTTAAAATTAGCATTAGGTGATATTTTGGTCTATGACAAAAAGTTCAACGAAGCACTCATCTACTTCTCACAGATTCAGCAAAAACTAAAGAACGATGTTCTTGGTCAAGATGCCCGCTATAAAGTAGCACAAACTAGTTTCTACAAAGGAGATTTCGATTGGGCTTTAACACAATTAAAGGTATTGCGAAGTTCTACCTCGCAACTAATTGCCAACGATGCCATGCAGTTGAGCTTGTTGATATCAGACAATTCACTTGAAGACTCTACGCAAACTGCTTTAAAAAAATATGCAAGAGCCGACTTTTTAGCCTACCAGAATAAAACCGATGAGGCAATAACGGCATTGGGCGATATTTTAGAAAATCATAAAGGAGAAAAAATTGAAGACGAGGCGCTTTTAAAACAAGCGCAATTATTTGAGAAGCAAAAGAAATACGAAGATGCACAACTAAACTATCAGAAAATCATCACATTTTACGGTAATGGAATTCTAGCTGATGATGCCTATTATGCTTTGGGTGAATTGTATAGAAAAGTATTGAACGACCCTCAAAAAGCAAAAGAGCAGTACGAGAAGATTATTTACAATTATCAGGACAGTTACTACTTTCCTGAAGCCAGAAAGAACTTTAGAATTTTAAGGGGAGACGCCATAAATTAA
- the serS gene encoding serine--tRNA ligase: protein MLQIQTIRDNQEDIILALGKRNIDAQPLIEKVLQLDENRRAAQTSLDNILAESNKISKEIGVLYKTGKAQEANSLKEKTVKLKEESKQLGDDLNLAEEELQTLLYQLPNAPHTSVKKGSTEEDNEEIFNEGEIPTLIEGALPHWELAKKYDIIDFELGVKIAGAGFPVYKGKGARLQRALIAYFLDKNTEAGYTEIQVPHLVNELSGYGTGQLPDKEGQMYHVTADDLYLIPTAEVPVTNIFRDVIVNESDFPITYTGYTPCFRREAGSYGAHVRGLNRLHQFDKVEIVRVEHPTKSYDALDGMVDHIKNILRELKLPYRILRLCGGDLGFTAALTFDFEVFSTAQDRWLEISSVSNFETYQANRLKLRFKDENGKNQLAHTLNGSSLALPRVLAGILENYQTADGIKIPEVLVPYCGFDMID from the coding sequence ATGTTACAAATACAGACCATTAGAGATAATCAAGAAGATATTATTCTTGCCCTTGGAAAAAGAAATATTGATGCACAACCCTTAATTGAAAAAGTGCTTCAATTAGATGAAAACCGACGTGCTGCCCAAACAAGTTTGGACAACATTTTGGCAGAATCGAATAAAATTTCTAAAGAAATTGGTGTATTGTACAAAACAGGAAAAGCTCAAGAAGCTAATTCTCTAAAAGAAAAAACAGTAAAGCTAAAGGAAGAGTCTAAACAATTAGGTGATGACTTAAACTTAGCGGAAGAAGAGTTACAAACCCTTCTATATCAATTACCGAATGCTCCGCATACTTCTGTAAAGAAAGGTTCTACAGAAGAGGACAATGAAGAGATATTCAATGAAGGTGAAATACCTACATTAATTGAAGGTGCCTTACCGCATTGGGAGTTGGCGAAGAAATATGATATCATAGATTTTGAGTTAGGTGTTAAAATAGCCGGTGCAGGTTTCCCTGTTTACAAAGGCAAAGGCGCTCGTTTACAACGTGCTTTAATTGCCTATTTTTTAGATAAAAATACCGAAGCGGGATATACCGAAATTCAAGTGCCACACTTGGTAAACGAACTATCTGGTTATGGTACAGGTCAATTGCCAGATAAAGAAGGTCAAATGTACCATGTAACCGCAGATGATCTTTATTTAATACCTACTGCAGAAGTTCCTGTAACCAACATTTTTAGAGATGTTATCGTAAACGAAAGTGATTTCCCTATTACATATACAGGGTATACTCCGTGTTTTAGAAGAGAAGCAGGTAGTTATGGCGCACATGTACGTGGTTTAAACCGCTTACACCAATTCGATAAAGTCGAAATTGTACGCGTAGAACACCCTACTAAATCATACGATGCCTTAGATGGTATGGTTGATCACATAAAGAACATTCTACGAGAATTAAAATTACCGTACCGTATTCTAAGACTTTGTGGAGGTGATTTAGGTTTTACAGCTGCATTAACTTTCGATTTTGAAGTGTTCTCAACTGCACAAGACAGATGGTTAGAAATTAGCTCTGTTTCTAACTTTGAAACATACCAAGCTAATAGATTAAAACTGCGCTTTAAAGATGAAAACGGTAAAAACCAACTAGCACATACTTTGAACGGAAGTTCTTTGGCTTTACCTCGTGTGTTAGCAGGTATTCTAGAGAACTACCAAACTGCAGACGGAATTAAAATTCCTGAGGTGTTAGTACCTTATTGTGGGTTTGATATGATTGATTAA
- a CDS encoding HTTM domain-containing protein, translating into MLNRLLFQRIDNSPLIIFRIFFGILVSLECFGAIATGWVKRNLITPEYTFPFIDFEFLQPLPGYGMYFYFCLMGLLGLCIAVGFKYRASIISFTVLWTATYLMQKTAYNNHYYLLILISLIMCFFPAERSRSYDVKMKPELESNSMYAYVKWAVVLQLFIVYVYASVAKMYGDWLDFSTIAVLMNSKKNYWLVGDILQEPWIHSIIGSVGILFDLLIVPALLWKPTRKAAFFISLFFHLFNSVIFQIGIFPYLSIAFSVFFFEPETIRKIFFKSKNPYTASELIVPTHKNALLLGFSVYFIIQLLLPIRHHAIDGDVLWTEEGHRMSWRMMLRSRQGKGTFKVVDKDTKETFIIKPKDYVSRGQERKIFAYPDFAWQFAQYLKKDFKQNDRDVSVYLENSKISINRKPFVPFIDSKTDLASETWYQTKHHDWILPSNFENSKK; encoded by the coding sequence AATTACACCAGAATACACTTTCCCTTTCATAGATTTCGAATTTCTACAACCATTACCTGGTTATGGCATGTATTTTTACTTCTGCCTAATGGGTCTACTTGGGTTATGTATTGCCGTAGGCTTCAAATACAGGGCTAGTATAATTTCATTTACAGTGCTGTGGACTGCAACGTATTTGATGCAAAAAACGGCTTATAACAATCATTACTACTTACTTATATTAATATCATTAATCATGTGCTTTTTTCCTGCGGAAAGAAGTAGGTCATATGATGTTAAAATGAAACCTGAACTAGAAAGCAATTCTATGTATGCCTATGTAAAATGGGCAGTAGTGCTACAATTGTTTATAGTTTACGTTTACGCTTCAGTTGCTAAAATGTACGGCGATTGGCTTGATTTCAGCACGATAGCTGTATTAATGAATTCTAAAAAGAATTACTGGCTAGTTGGTGATATTTTACAAGAACCGTGGATACATAGTATAATTGGATCTGTTGGTATTTTATTTGATTTACTCATTGTACCAGCTTTACTTTGGAAACCAACAAGAAAAGCGGCATTCTTTATTTCATTATTCTTTCACTTATTCAATTCCGTCATATTTCAAATTGGAATTTTTCCATACTTATCGATTGCTTTTAGTGTCTTCTTTTTTGAACCCGAAACTATTCGCAAGATATTTTTCAAATCCAAGAATCCGTATACTGCGTCAGAACTAATTGTTCCAACACACAAGAATGCCCTTCTATTAGGCTTTTCTGTATACTTTATTATTCAATTACTACTCCCCATTCGACATCACGCTATTGATGGAGATGTGCTTTGGACAGAAGAGGGACACCGAATGAGCTGGCGCATGATGTTACGTAGCAGACAAGGAAAAGGCACCTTTAAAGTGGTAGACAAAGACACTAAAGAAACGTTTATCATTAAACCAAAAGATTATGTCTCTCGCGGTCAAGAACGTAAAATATTTGCCTACCCAGATTTTGCATGGCAGTTTGCCCAATATCTAAAGAAAGACTTTAAGCAAAATGATAGAGATGTTTCAGTATACCTAGAAAACTCTAAGATCAGCATCAACCGCAAACCTTTTGTACCCTTTATAGATTCTAAAACTGATCTAGCGTCAGAGACTTGGTATCAAACAAAACATCACGACTGGATTCTCCCCTCAAACTTCGAAAATTCTAAAAAATAG